The genomic stretch TATTGTTAAAACCACCAAGAACAGTTTTGCCACCAAATAGCTGACGCCCTTTTGCTAGACTAACACCTTCCAATTCAACCGCCCAGTTAATGACATCTGCTGGATAATCTGTATAGTAAGAAATATCATTGGTTGCTCCTTCATAACCGCAGATATGAAGAATATTTGTTCCACCTGCTGAAATAGCACGATGCAAAATGTGGAGTTCACTCGGTTTAATCACATGATCATATTCGTCATGACTCAAACGTGAATCTTGCAAATTCTGAACACTGAGATAAATGCCATCAACCCCAGCTTCTTCAATTAAGCGTTTTGTCAGAAGTCCAATATCAAAAGCAATCACATCCAAAACTTGTTTTGTCAATTCAGCATCTTCTTTGATGAAATCTTCAATAACGTGATCACCGTTACCACCTTTACCAGCCAAATGCCATTTAAGATAAGTCGCTGGAGCAAAGATATTATAAAAAGAAGCAATGTCTTCAGGAAAATCCTCACGAATCTTTTTAGCCAGTTCAACTTGTTTATTAATCCAAGGATGATTTTTGCCAATAGACTTAATCCCCTCAAGGTCTCTAATTGAGGTAATCCCTTCACGAATGAAATCATTTGGATAAGTGAAGAAACCATCGCTCATGATTTTTACAAAATCAGGATTGACGTCTGAAATAAATTTTTGGTGTCCTGCAATGTTTTTATTAAAGATAACAGGATTGAAACCATCGCTTCGTTCATCATCAGTTGTGAAATGATACCAAAATCCGACTGGAACCTTGTCAACTGTTTCATTTTTAAATGCTTTTAAAACCCATTCTCTCTTTGTTGTCATAAGCGTAATCTCCTTTTCATTTGGTATGGCAATTATACTATCACGCTTTAGAAGTCTTGAAAAATCTATTTTATTTATGCTCAGCCATAAAAATGAGTTATGATACCAAAAAGTAAAAAAAGAAGGCTGAGAAACTTTTCTCAGCTTTCTTTTTACTCATAAGGTAAATGTGTCAAACTCTTTAGACTATTAATGCGAATAATGTCTTCCTTTCGAATTTGAGATGATTCTTTATTAGTTTGATAGGCTTTGAAGGAAGAAAATTTTAAAAAAATAAGAAGAGATATGACAAGAATAATTGTAACAGCAATTGAGCTATTTCTTAAGTGCTTTTCTGTTAAGAGCATTGACACCTCACCTCCGAGTAGCTTTCTAAGCTTATTGTAACAGCTTATGCTACTTTAGAAAAATCTATTCTTTTTATCGCTAGCCATAAAATCAAGTAATGATTAAGGTCATTTATCACCCGCTATAGGATTTTTTTATCAAGGCTTTAGATATTCTTATCAGAATTTTGCTGATTTTTTAATCTTTTTAAACTATAATAAGTAACAATTATTACAAGAAGGGATGATGTT from Streptococcus ruminicola encodes the following:
- a CDS encoding uroporphyrinogen decarboxylase family protein — its product is MTTKREWVLKAFKNETVDKVPVGFWYHFTTDDERSDGFNPVIFNKNIAGHQKFISDVNPDFVKIMSDGFFTYPNDFIREGITSIRDLEGIKSIGKNHPWINKQVELAKKIREDFPEDIASFYNIFAPATYLKWHLAGKGGNGDHVIEDFIKEDAELTKQVLDVIAFDIGLLTKRLIEEAGVDGIYLSVQNLQDSRLSHDEYDHVIKPSELHILHRAISAGGTNILHICGYEGATNDISYYTDYPADVINWAVELEGVSLAKGRQLFGGKTVLGGFNNTESGLLYKGSKEAIQARVRELLNETGHQGVVIGADCTVPSDIASERIAWVKEAVATYDEVVLKEAVGF